GATCCGCGACGACTGGTTCAATGGACTGCGCAACGGGCGTGACGATTCCGCGAACGACACCCTGCGCCGAGAAGCCGCCTTCGGCTGCCTGATGGCTGGCCTGGGCGGCGGCGTCGCCGCCGACCGGTTCTGGTACTCGTTCGAGACCTCGGGTTTCCGCTTCGCCGTCCTCGACCTGAGGACCGAGCGCATGCCGCCGGGAGGCCGCATCTGGTCGCGGACGCAGCGCGACTGGTTCCAGAGCTGGCTCGCTGCGTCCGCGGACCACATCAAGGAAGGACGACCATTGTTCGTGGCCGGTTCCATTCCGGTGTTTCCGTTCAACGACGGGGCAGGCTCGGCAGAGGATCTGGGGCGCGGCGATGGTTGGAGCGCCTACCCCGACAGCCTTGCCGAGTTCTTCTCGCTTC
The sequence above is a segment of the Aquabacterium sp. J223 genome. Coding sequences within it:
- a CDS encoding alkaline phosphatase D family protein, with protein sequence MDDHEIRDDWFNGLRNGRDDSANDTLRREAAFGCLMAGLGGGVAADRFWYSFETSGFRFAVLDLRTERMPPGGRIWSRTQRDWFQSWLAASADHIKEGRPLFVAGSIPVFPFNDGAGSAEDLGRGDGWSAYPDSLAEFFSLLLKAKVPRLVLLAGNPHLSHVAQGTLADAGHSMSVVSVVASALNAPLPSMGTPRGAIQASLRPAPGSEPGSGPRLSYTTRTQSDEDCACVVEVAGASDGTWTLVASFVGLDGTPPGDLTAVGMTTLVF